The DNA sequence GGGCAGCAGGTAGCTGTTCAGCACCACGGGCACCGAGTAGCAGAGCATCTGGATGGCCTGTAGGGCCAGGGTGACCACAGCTCGGCGGGAGTGCGGGAGCCCGTGGAGGTCCCGGCACAGCAGCAGAAAGCAGCCAAACGTGGTCAGGTAGGAGGCTGGCAGCACCAGGGCACTGACCGAAATGCAGAACGCCCGCAGGGCCAAGTTTTCAGAAAGGCAGCGgcccaccaccagggggcggcAGCGCGGCAGGTCAGCATTGACCTGTACGTGGGTGAGCGCCATGCACAGAGCCACCGCAGAGAGGAACAAGGATGCTCCCCACGCGACCACCACCAGCGCCTGTTTGCAGCGGGGCCTGAAGAGGAGCTCGTACCGCAGGGGCCACTTGATGGCCACGCAGCGATCCACAGCCAGGGCGGCGCTAAGGAGCATCTCCACCATGGAGCAGGCCTGGGTGGCCGCTATGAGGATGAGGCACTGCGACACCAGCATGCCCGACTGGGAGATGAACAGCGCCGCCGTGGTGGTTttgaggagcagctgcaggttgTCACAGAAAAGCAGGTGGACTAGAAGCAGGAAGCGCAGTTTGCTCAGCAGGGAAGGTGGCCTGGTGATGGCTAGCACCAAGGGGCCACTCAGGAGCATGTTGACCACATAGCTCAGGCTGGAGGAACACAGCAGGACTTCATAGTAAAGGTGCGAGTCCATCTGAGTCAACACCCACATCCCCGTCTCATTGCACGTCCTCATGATCTGCCTACAACACACACCATGAGCTAATTGTAATGCTTTTTTACAGAGGTCCACCTTCAGATACCACAGAGGCAGCAAGTAATCAAACCATGTAAGTTTACTCTTTTTTTATGGCTCACTTCTGCATTGAACCCACAACATTTGAAGGCCAGGAGGGATCTTGTTTACCACTGTGTAATGATCTTAACCACATCAGTTTGTCCAATTCTGGTAGTACTAATTAAGAAACATGTCTTACAGCAACAAAACCTTCTGTAGGCTTACTCAATCCATGTTCATTaacattctgaaatgtaaaCGGTCAGTCTGTCCACATTTGGGTATAACAATATGAACATGCTTACCTCTCATACAGATTCCAACTGGAAGTGgtcaaaaaaaacacacctctgATCAAATATGTAGTCTCTCACACGTCCCATCCATAACGGGTacatctgaaaaaaatctgagaaaatattttaaaaagttgccgTGGATGGTCCTGGTCTACCAGAAGCAGAGCAGATGAATGGTCCCTTCGACAGAGAGAAGGCTGTGGAGATCTCCTTACAGTGTGTACAGCACTGTGCTTTGTGGTGTTGTCTGCAtctctgtttcacaaagcacCACTTCACTGTGGTAAGGTGCCTTCTCTATCAGGTGTATGTGCTAACAGATGACAATTTTATTTACACTGGCGCTGCACTGAATAGAAAGGAGGAAATTAAAatgctgccccccctcccctccctcacaccacCCCCTAAGGGGGCATAGGCTGCTGGGAACCATTTTGTGGACTTTGAACATGATGATACCCTGGGTGATGGGACAGTTTACACACTTTCCACATTTTGAGCAAGTCTTTATTAGGAAATTCCAAAAATTTTCACAGAATGGTCTGGGATACATTTATACTCAACACTTAGAAAGACTAGACTTCACATCAACAACAGGCAAAAGACCAGTTAAAACAAGTTAAATGCTACAATGAAACCTGAGGATTATTCATGAAGACCAGTGCATAATCAATAACTGGTTTCAGGGCTATgcataaagacattttttaaaaatccctttCCTGTCAATTTTAAATCAGAATCTGTAGTGGGCCAGTTTCACATAATGCCaagattgtataaaataaaataacattaagtACAAAATTAAGATTCCGTAAAGCAGGACTTCATGTAACACAAGCCAACCAGGCTAACTTGGTGCAGCCGTGATAGATTGAAGGattcaaataaaaagtaaacagtCAACTGTGCAGCGATCAACGTGGTCAAACCCCATTCAGCTGTTGACACTGAAATGTTCCTTTTGGAAGCAAAATCATCTTAAGAACAGTTCGGACCAGTTCAGCTTTTGACAACTCGGTCAGGACTAGGAGAAGAAGCTGATGGCTCAGGTGAGGAGTTGGGTGAGGTATGCGAGACCCTCGCAGGGTGCGGCCGGGACCCCCTGCCAGGGGCCTCAGCTCTGGCTGAGCCGAGTCTTGGAGGCGAAGTCGGCGCTGAGCTTCCGCATGACGTCCGCGTGGCTCTGACCCCCCAGCGCCTGCCGCACCGTCCCGTAGTTCTCCTTCACGAAGCTGGCGAAGGGGGTGGCGCCCCGGGGCTTGGCCGGGGTGAGGAGGACCAGCTGGCCCGTGCACAGCGCGCACACAAATCTCTGCGTGTCCAGGGACTTGGAGTGACGTCCGATCCTGCACAGTGAACAGGAGGCGCATGACACTAATGCATTATTACACTTTCCCTGTCAatccattaaaatacaaatctgCTCCTGGGGATCTTACTGATACCTATTCTCAGACAACTCTTTAAGTATTCAGCTTTTAATTGAGTATTGATCTGGGGTTCACACTTATTGATTTTTCAATATGCTAGAAGTTCTCAAAGTAATGTTGTTAGTGGAGCATTTTTGCTGATCAAGAGAAAGTTTCTCTTCTAACTTTTTATTCCAATGTGATCCTTAGGCAAGGATAGGACAGCTGCCTCAACAGAGTATGCATAAAAATGAGACCCTTTAATTACCTAAAATTGCAAGTTTCTTTTAGCAAAAACAGACCTAAAGCTACGCCATTTTGTCAACAAATGAAACTGCCCAATGATGACAATGGAGATCAGCATAActtgaaaacagaaataagaCGTAATTAAATGAGTTTAGCTGGAAGGAAACTCTGTGATCTATAAAACCTGGACTgggattaaattaattattcctATCAAAGGTCTTCACCGTTCTTTAGAAACCCAAGCGAGTTTAACTCTACAATTTTAACCAGGTATTCATGTCCAAATCTGCCACGAGCTTGCTGTCTCAGGTTAGCAAAAAATAACAGACCGGAATATTTCAGGTAGGCTTTATAACAGAGCAACCCAAAGCTGCTGTACGCAGcagttatgccttggcgggggcatgtaTTTACTTACCTTGGGGCAAGTGTGGGACAGTTATGACATTTTGGACCTGTGAATACCTCTATGTCAGTGACAACATCACTAAGGTGAGTCTGAAGACTAAATTGCACTGCCCTTCAATGGAATTGGCAGCATCAAACTTCATGTACCCTTTAAGGTTACCTGTCCAAAGGTACACAACCACAATTCCAAACATAGCCCAGGCCCCAGATTATGATTTATGATGGAAAATGAATagacagaaatatttaaagacCGCAGGGACCAGTTATTCTTGTTTAACCTCAAAAACTAAACCAAATGTCAACAATTCTCCTACaatcacaaaaacaacattctGAGTTGGGTGAATAAAAAGATGGCGGACTCACGTGTTCTTGCAGCGACTGCACTGGTACTGGTACTTATAGTTGATGTCGTAGCTGTGGCAGCGGGTCACCATAGGCAGCTCCGGGTGGGTCAGGGTAGCCTTGCGGGCGTACAGCTTCCAGAAGGATCCGTGCCCGTCGCGCACGCCGTTGATGAGCCAAGTGGCAGCATGGCACATCTCATGGACCAGCGTGTCCCTCAGCCGATCTGGGCGGTGGGGTTGGGGAAAACGGACAAACCGGTTACTAAAGGTATGGAACACATACCCCAAACCTGCACGACAGATCCTATCATGCGAACGTGTCAACAACTGAAAAAAGGGACCTGTCAGATGAGTGGGGAGTTACCTGCAGAGTCGCACACTTTCTCCGAGAGCTCGATGCGGGCGTAGCGgttcccaccccccctctcctgccccgtGATGCAGTACCCCGCCGTCTTCCGCATCTTCTTATTCCAGCTGACAGACATGTCAGAGGGGAGCTGAGGAACAAAATAACCGCGTTACGTCCCTCTGCATTCAGTAGGGGGGCGCTCTCAAATCAAATCCGCCCACAATACAGCAACAAGGACAACAAAAATTGGAACATAACACGAAGTCCCTTGTGTGCAAAATTTCCCGAACATACTATAAACAGATTCATTATAAAAACTCACGAGAACTAAAcccaaacaacacaaaacatataCAAACAGTTGTAGGCGTTAGACAAAACAGGTCAGGCCAAAGCAGGGTCGTAACATATTGGGGGCTCTTCCGGGATGCAGATCAACAGAACCCTGACACTGGGCAATTATCCAGAGAGACAACTAGACAGTGTGTGCATCTACATACCTTGCTATCaaagacactgctgttgtacagtTTATATAGTCTGCTGGTGAGCTCTTCCTTGTTCTGCTTGAAGCTGCGGTTGTACAGAGACCCAGGGGCCGACAGAGTCTGCAGGAAACAGCCCGGGGTCTTGCAGGCATCCAGTCTAAAACCCAGAACAGAGCCATTTTCACTCACTACACTCCTTACCCAGTAGTGCCACTCTGAATGAAAGAAGAAGATAGTACCTGCTGCCTGTTGCTGGTCTAGGCTCTGTTAGGCTGACATGGGGTCGACTGCTTGCTGGCTGTACTGGGGTCCCATCACGCCGTGACCCTTTCTCCACCTTGCGTGGACCTGTCCCGCCCAGGCCCTGCCCATGAGGTACTGACAGACAGGGCTTCTGCTTGGGCTCTGAACACCAGAATCAAAGAAACAGAAGCAGAACTTGTTCATAGCCATTAACTATATGACCATTCAAAATATTGCTGCAAGACTACCGCATAAATGCATAACTGCGGAAAAGCTGGCCACAGGAGAGAATGCACAAAGGAATCAGAGAAGCCAAGTCATTGCTTATTCACGGACATCAATTCACAGCAGATTCTGAGCAGGCACATTTATCTTTATGCCATCCAGATGTGCTGAGGATGGATATTTGGATGAAAATATCTATGAGTGAATCTATGCAGCAGCTTCTCATGTCCAGTGCCCCTGCTCCTGCCAATCTGCCAGCTCTCAACTCGGGACTGTCTGGAGGCAGAGAAGTGACAATGCAAGCGCTACCTGGGATGGGACTGGGCCTCTGTGTGCTGTTGCTGCCCACGCTGTGGTTCCGTTTGAGCCTCTCCAGCAGCGACAGAAACTCCTCCTCGGAGCTGGCCGAATCGTCCAGCGGGGGCGGAGCTCGGTGCGTCAGCTTCGGGGTGACCGAGgagcaagaggaggaggaggaagggggaaggaagaaaggggagggggttcttggggtgggggcaggagcCGAGGCGGAGGCGGAAGCAGAATGAACACGCGcctgggccccgccctcctgcccAGCTGTGCGTGGCCCGCGCGGGGTGTGGCGAGACTTCCAGGTGCTCCTGATGACCACTCCTTCatctctgtcactgtcactgtcgcTGAGGAAAACGGGCGACTCCCACTGAGAAGGGGGGCGTCTCGCCACAGGCCGGGGGACCTGGAGAGACTTGGGGGTCTTCGGTTTACCTGCAGTTGTGGGCAAGGACTTAATGTTAATCGCAGCCATAGAATAAACTCTCTTCTGGCTTGATATGGGGCCCTTACTTAACACGTGTGATTAGTAAACCGCTTTAACCTACAGTGAACAAATGAGGAATGATATTGCAAGTACTAAAAATTCTACAGAGGAAAATCATTCAATACTGCCCAAcattatgcatgtatgcatCTTCATTTAGCAATGTtagcacatatatatatattgcttttCAAGAAACCGAGCACCACAAACATTTTAAGGTGAATGTCTATCCTACGAAGCTAAACATTGCTTGTTAATGTGTGAAAGTCGATATTTTTGTGATAAAGCTGAAACCCACAAGTGCATGAAAGACaagagagagcaggacagaaCATTGGAAGTGTGTCATAAATAGACGGACAAAGGCTCACTCTTGGGAGCGGGTTTCTTCATCCTCTCTGTGGCAAAGTCATCATCAGAGGAAAAGCTGTCCACGATGAAATGTTTGAGGCTGTGaagaaagaatgaagaaaatgcaagacagaaaaaaacagtgtaaatGTGAGAGGAAACCATGAAATCCAAAAGCCTGAGGGATTGGTTAGTGACACATCAGAGGCTATGAGCATGAACGAAGGGGAAGATCTTTAGGGTGCGAGGAAACACtgagttttaatattttatttttgtttttacaatcaTTGCAAAAGCAAGACGAAAGAACAACCCAAAACACTTGAGACGTAAAGCGCAGACCTGTCATCACTGCTGTTCCTGAGTGCTGCCATTGGCTTGGACTTGGGTGTTTTCACTTTACTCAGGACTAGAAAGGGAAAAAGACAGTGAAAAGAAGGGACGCGGAGACAATTTCACTGGTAATCTGCCCACAGGACTGCAGTACTAATGGCCTATTCACAAATTTGACCCAAAAGCCCTCAGATTTGATACTTACACTCCTCAAAGCTACTGTCACTGCCAGAGCTAACCCGCTGGACAGGTAGACTagagtaagagaaagagagagagccagttAAAAACTGACACATAATAATAGGAAACACATAAGCAGCACATCACATCACCACCCCTTCACTTCTCCCACCTGTTACTCTGTGGTCGTGACAGCGGTCGCTGGGCAGCTGGTTTAGGAGTGGCCTTCTCAGCCAGAACTGTCAGAGAAGGCACAAGGTCAGAATCTAGGCTTCAAGTCTGCTACTGCCAAGGTCAGTGCATCTAAAGGTAAAGGTCCACTCACAATAGTCAACGTTATTGTTGCTGGAGTCAAGCCGGACACGGTTCTGGCGGCACTCCTCGTTTCCCGGCCAGTTCTCCTTACCCGAGCTGTCACTGTCTGACAGCTCGAGCGCGACAGTCGATGCAGGACCAGCATTGCGATCTTCAGTTAGCGGATGCCTACCCTTCCCTATGCGTCTGGCCAGCTGAAAGTTAAGCAAGCCAGGTGAGTGCAattgcttcacagcaagaacTTGTTTCCAGACACTAGCGCAAAACGTCAACAAGTAACCACCAGTGGTTCTGTCTGCACAGCACAGTTTTTATAATGCTCCCACGTTAAAAGGAAGCTACACCATAATATATTGAATTTATAAAGACGAAAGAGGTTTAACGCTAGGTCTTAGTATAAACCCCACTTATAACACAAAATTTTGAATGGTTCAACCAACAAATCATGCAAGATTCTACAGAATTTGTTTTCCACCACAGACGCATGACAGATCAACTAAAGAAATGAGCACGAAAGTCAACATGTCCATGCACCTCTTTCTCGGCTGAGTCCAGTCCTCCTGGTCCGACCCAGCCCAGCTTCCCAGCCACCCTCTTAAACAGGTTGTTGGTCTCATCGTCCATCACCGCAAATTCCTATATTCGGAACAGACCGTTACCTAGGCCAATTCGACGAGTTTCTTGGGGATACGACATAACAAGTAGCTAGAAGTCAGGCGTAGGATACAGTGTAAGGTTCGAAATGCATAAGTAATATATAATAACTAACGTTAAGCTATTCCGTGTACTGATGTCAGCGGTATCGACTGGATAAACTGATGctggcaagctagctagctcctGTGTCTTGTATGCCACTTCATTGTAAATGACGTGTGTCATACCTAAAAACAAAGTTATGTACTAGATAGCTCATCTAATTTACCGACCCTTCAGTCGGCGTAATAATCTAGCAGGCAACACGATAATTACGTCAACAAACTAGTAGTCTATTAAGAAATACTAGCTAGTAACTTACGCGTTTTATTTACTCATATTCTGGTAACAAGTCACTATCCGAGGTAACGATATCCAAGTTAGCTAGTGATGTGCATGCTGTCGATAGATACTCTCAGTTAAGTCGATTTAACCATTTGTCTGGTCAtatgctttctttctctctctgtattttaccagcaacaaaaaaacatacatttagcTACAACTAGGtgtacaaaacattatttgggATCATACCTCCCGTATCACCAGCTTTCCTTTAAAAGGAGCCTATTCAAATCTGGCGCACCGGAAGTTATTTCAACTGTTTCG is a window from the Anguilla anguilla isolate fAngAng1 chromosome 3, fAngAng1.pri, whole genome shotgun sequence genome containing:
- the gcna gene encoding acidic repeat-containing protein, coding for MDDETNNLFKRVAGKLGWVGPGGLDSAEKELARRIGKGRHPLTEDRNAGPASTVALELSDSDSSGKENWPGNEECRQNRVRLDSSNNNVDYFLAEKATPKPAAQRPLSRPQSNSLPVQRVSSGSDSSFEEFLSKVKTPKSKPMAALRNSSDDSLKHFIVDSFSSDDDFATERMKKPAPKSKPKTPKSLQVPRPVARRPPSQWESPVFLSDSDSDRDEGVVIRSTWKSRHTPRGPRTAGQEGGAQARVHSASASASAPAPTPRTPSPFFLPPSSSSSCSSVTPKLTHRAPPPLDDSASSEEEFLSLLERLKRNHSVGSNSTQRPSPIPEPKQKPCLSVPHGQGLGGTGPRKVEKGSRRDGTPVQPASSRPHVSLTEPRPATGSRLDACKTPGCFLQTLSAPGSLYNRSFKQNKEELTSRLYKLYNSSVFDSKLPSDMSVSWNKKMRKTAGYCITGQERGGGNRYARIELSEKVCDSADRLRDTLVHEMCHAATWLINGVRDGHGSFWKLYARKATLTHPELPMVTRCHSYDINYKYQYQCSRCKNTIGRHSKSLDTQRFVCALCTGQLVLLTPAKPRGATPFASFVKENYGTVRQALGGQSHADVMRKLSADFASKTRLSQS
- the LOC118223205 gene encoding olfactory receptor 4C11-like is translated as MRTCNETGMWVLTQMDSHLYYEVLLCSSSLSYVVNMLLSGPLVLAITRPPSLLSKLRFLLLVHLLFCDNLQLLLKTTTAALFISQSGMLVSQCLILIAATQACSMVEMLLSAALAVDRCVAIKWPLRYELLFRPRCKQALVVVAWGASLFLSAVALCMALTHVQVNADLPRCRPLVVGRCLSENLALRAFCISVSALVLPASYLTTFGCFLLLCRDLHGLPHSRRAVVTLALQAIQMLCYSVPVVLNSYLLPNTLQYDTLEIAVSNAYNLGISLVPLVYGYRSRELQKRLLQTLPRSDISPGQ